The following proteins come from a genomic window of Campylobacter concisus:
- a CDS encoding sensor histidine kinase codes for MNEHDIQAGLKSLIEQTYLIENEYKNLTSSYANLQNFIKDIVEILPNAIWVLDENDEIFLQNSEAVRLGKIFKEIPKKEGEINVNGQIYLFKTSSKDNKLIISATNITVEKRTERLASMGQVAAHLAHEIRNPVGSISLLASTLLKRADERTKPIVNQIQKATWRVERIIKATLLFTKGLNINAQIFDFSQLKKECEEAINFYDYSKDIKFSLEFPDGKYMGDLDLLAIVFQNILFNAIDAIEESDDDEGEIILSYEKTPSEHKFIIYDSGEPIKDKAIVFEPFKSSKLKGNGLGLHLCLQIIEAHKGSIEITLNPKTFCINLPIKEKE; via the coding sequence ATGAACGAACACGATATCCAAGCTGGCTTAAAAAGTCTGATAGAGCAGACTTATCTGATAGAAAACGAATATAAAAATTTAACATCATCTTATGCAAACTTGCAAAATTTCATTAAAGATATTGTGGAAATTCTGCCAAATGCTATCTGGGTGTTAGATGAAAATGATGAGATCTTTTTACAAAACTCAGAAGCAGTAAGACTTGGTAAAATTTTTAAAGAGATACCAAAAAAAGAGGGTGAGATAAATGTAAATGGGCAAATTTATCTTTTTAAAACAAGCTCTAAAGACAATAAACTAATAATCTCTGCAACAAACATAACAGTAGAAAAACGCACCGAGCGTCTTGCCTCTATGGGCCAAGTAGCAGCTCACCTAGCCCACGAGATCAGAAATCCAGTAGGCTCTATCTCGCTTTTAGCTTCAACTCTACTTAAAAGAGCTGATGAACGCACAAAGCCTATCGTAAATCAAATACAAAAAGCTACATGGCGAGTCGAACGCATAATCAAAGCCACTCTGCTTTTCACAAAGGGCCTTAACATAAATGCACAAATTTTTGACTTTTCACAGCTTAAAAAAGAGTGTGAAGAGGCTATAAATTTTTACGACTATTCAAAGGATATTAAATTTAGCCTAGAATTTCCAGATGGCAAATATATGGGCGACCTTGATCTACTAGCCATTGTCTTTCAAAATATTTTATTTAACGCCATTGATGCCATCGAAGAGAGTGATGATGATGAGGGAGAGATCATTTTAAGCTATGAAAAAACACCAAGTGAGCATAAATTTATCATTTACGATAGTGGCGAGCCTATCAAAGACAAAGCCATAGTCTTTGAGCCATTTAAAAGTAGCAAGCTAAAAGGAAACGGCCTTGGACTACACCTTTGCTTGCAGATCATAGAGGCTCACAAAGGCAGTATCGAGATCACACTAAATCCAAAAACATTTTGCATAAATTTACCAATAAAGGAGAAAGAATGA
- a CDS encoding aminotransferase class V-fold PLP-dependent enzyme yields MLNIDEVRKNIILKEGLYYFDYTASGLAYKPIEDEILKFLKTYANTHSDSSSSAVLTQKCYENARAELKSLLGLDDSFYLIATGQGATAAIKKFQEIMGIYISPATRALIGEANLRKLNLPLAIIGPYEHHSVEVSLREGLCDIKRIELDENNEIDYAMLENTLKQNAKRKIIASFSAASNVTGVKTNYKKIYSLIKKYNGILALDAATLSAYENVDCRYFDALFLSPHKLLGGVGSCGLLAIKKELCKNLPTFAAGGTVKYVSRTSHIFTNEVENLEEGGTPPIMQLMRANLAYKLRNEIGLNNIKVAECELGEMFCKELEKIDEVINYCPENLDRLPIFAFNVKGISPYDFAASLSSEFGIQTRAGCDCAGPYGHDLLNLKDNTIFEAKPGWVRVSIHYTHTKEDIKYLINAIKSCIKKHKEG; encoded by the coding sequence TTGCTAAATATCGATGAAGTAAGAAAAAATATCATTTTAAAAGAGGGCCTTTACTATTTTGACTACACGGCTTCAGGTCTTGCTTATAAGCCCATTGAAGATGAAATTTTAAAATTTTTAAAAACCTACGCAAATACTCACTCAGATAGTAGTTCAAGTGCGGTGCTAACGCAAAAATGCTATGAAAATGCAAGGGCTGAGTTAAAAAGCTTATTAGGTCTTGATGATAGTTTTTATCTTATTGCGACTGGTCAAGGGGCAACGGCTGCGATAAAGAAATTTCAGGAAATAATGGGAATTTATATCTCACCAGCTACAAGGGCTTTGATCGGTGAAGCAAATTTAAGAAAATTAAACTTGCCATTAGCGATCATTGGACCTTATGAGCATCACTCTGTTGAAGTTAGCTTAAGAGAAGGGCTTTGTGATATAAAACGTATAGAGCTTGATGAAAATAATGAGATAGACTATGCGATGCTTGAGAATACATTAAAGCAAAATGCAAAAAGAAAGATAATAGCTAGCTTTAGTGCCGCCTCAAACGTTACTGGCGTTAAAACTAATTATAAAAAAATTTACTCGCTGATTAAAAAATATAATGGCATTTTGGCACTTGATGCAGCCACTCTTAGTGCTTATGAAAATGTTGATTGCAGATATTTTGACGCACTGTTTCTCTCACCTCACAAACTACTTGGAGGAGTTGGGAGTTGTGGGCTTTTGGCTATCAAAAAAGAGCTTTGTAAAAATTTGCCTACATTTGCAGCTGGAGGCACAGTCAAGTATGTAAGCAGGACATCACATATTTTTACTAATGAAGTTGAAAATTTAGAAGAGGGCGGTACACCGCCGATAATGCAACTAATGCGTGCAAATTTAGCCTATAAATTAAGAAATGAGATCGGACTTAATAATATAAAAGTGGCTGAATGTGAGCTAGGCGAGATGTTTTGTAAAGAACTAGAAAAGATAGATGAGGTGATAAATTATTGTCCTGAAAATTTAGACAGATTGCCTATTTTTGCATTTAATGTAAAAGGCATTTCGCCTTATGATTTTGCTGCTAGTTTAAGTAGCGAATTTGGCATCCAAACACGTGCAGGCTGTGATTGCGCTGGGCCGTATGGACATGATTTGCTTAATTTAAAAGATAATACAATTTTTGAAGCAAAACCTGGCTGGGTACGTGTTAGCATTCACTACACGCATACAAAAGAGGATATAAAATATCTTATAAATGCCATAAAATCTTGCATCAAAAAGCACAAAGAAGGATAG
- a CDS encoding DUF6882 domain-containing protein yields the protein MFLDKLGVDKSNWSELFSACVGKATLLQKRAFKLLVEGSNWQVDFDSGKIYFDGREFDMQFIGSESFSSNTWLWGYENINGFDERLLELANKAREFGEKFGLSAFGMPQFELDENFNGHTISMILCTAFDEQNYYRIEYEGGAAYVAFRSDVVFEEPVLANELLSVVNECLSTYELDHKIFVKGLLLSCDMKFSESPNEIVSNKYELSFKFDELNRLINISSKL from the coding sequence ATGTTTTTAGATAAGCTTGGCGTAGATAAAAGTAACTGGAGCGAGCTTTTTAGCGCATGTGTTGGCAAAGCGACATTACTTCAAAAACGTGCATTTAAGCTACTTGTTGAAGGTAGCAACTGGCAGGTTGATTTTGATAGTGGCAAAATTTACTTTGATGGGCGTGAGTTTGACATGCAGTTTATTGGCTCTGAAAGCTTCTCGTCAAATACGTGGCTTTGGGGTTATGAAAATATAAATGGCTTTGATGAGCGGTTGCTCGAGCTTGCAAATAAAGCACGTGAGTTTGGCGAAAAATTTGGGCTTAGCGCATTTGGTATGCCACAATTTGAGCTAGATGAAAATTTTAATGGTCACACGATTAGTATGATTCTTTGCACCGCTTTTGATGAACAAAATTATTATAGGATAGAGTACGAGGGCGGAGCTGCGTATGTGGCTTTTAGATCAGATGTGGTCTTTGAAGAGCCAGTGCTAGCAAATGAGCTTTTGAGCGTAGTAAATGAGTGTTTAAGCACTTACGAACTAGATCACAAAATCTTTGTCAAAGGACTTTTGCTAAGCTGTGATATGAAATTTAGCGAAAGTCCTAATGAAATCGTATCGAATAAATACGAGCTTAGCTTTAAATTTGACGAGCTAAATAGGCTCATAAATATTTCAAGTAAGCTTTAA
- the dnaE gene encoding DNA polymerase III subunit alpha: MSENSSFTHLHLHTEYSLLDGANKIKELAHVLHDRGDTAAAITDHGNMFGAIDFYKAMKKEGIKPLIGIEAYVHNGEQLDDKSTKQRFHLILIAKNETGYKNLMYLSSMSYIEGFYYYPRINKKILKEHSEGLVCSSACLQGEVSWHLNLSDRNVKFGAKGYERAKEVALEYKEIFGDDFYLEIMRHGIGDQKRIDDDILRIAKETGIKVIATNDTHYTFKERADAHEVFMCIAMNKTLDDPNRLRHSVHEFFVKSKEQMSELFLDIPEVIENTQEIVDKCNLEIKLGNPTPPNFKFTLEYAKERNLTLPEPENRYSFKNDAVFFEYECRKGLDERLKFVPENLHDEYKKRLEIEIGIINKMNFPGYMMIVWDFINEAKSRGVPVGPGRGSAAGSLVAYSLKITDLDPIPYNLLFERFLNPERVSMPDIDVDFCQSRRGEIIDYVTQKYGKFNVAGVITFGKLLAKGVIRDVARVCDMPYAEADAMAKLIPDELGITLKDAYEKEPKIAELISQNSKAAKIWKFALDLEGLNRNAGQHAAGVVISNEELWNKTPLFRQPNSPEDRYVTQYSLKYLEDVDLIKFDFLGLKTLTVIDNAIKLVKQRTSKDIIWEQIDKNDSNVYKMIQSGQAIGIFQIEGEGMRKLGTSLRPDCFEDIVAMLALYRPGPMESGMLDDFVKRKHGEAEITYSFKELEPILAPTYGVIVYQEQVMQIVQAIGGFSLGGADLVRRAMGKKIKEEMDRLKGEFVKGAEAKGLNGQKADDLFELIVKFAGYGFNKSHSAAYAYVTFQTAYLKAYYPAEFMAALLTSEESNVDKIVRYIDEIKRINIDTLPPSINKSTKEFSVVKNGDHDGIIFGLGAIKGVGGAAIENIITEREANGEFKSMDDFVSRIDPFKVNKKVFESLIKAGCFDEFGFSRKMLMQNVENIIEACKSAAQIRKNAVESLFGEDESMNDVKINFVTINDEFDIKQILKFEQESVGIYLSGHPLDDYKDEINKIKYTLSSEFESLPQSAEILVVGKIEDFSTRITKSGKKMGTINVLDFHGNIEIAVFERELGNIEDIVKDEAKRDLPYAFRINITKDDQFVRTNLNEVYSLEDAQNLDFKTRKLKQNSKFSKNEESSTPQKAREYAELEVLLCLSELSKDKITSLYNLGYNEHIKSGTNNDKRLVIKIKNESTAQIFVYKTKFVVNDSFKEKALQAIAC; the protein is encoded by the coding sequence ATGAGTGAAAATTCTAGCTTTACACACCTGCATTTACACACCGAATACTCCCTACTTGACGGAGCAAACAAGATAAAAGAGCTAGCTCATGTGCTTCATGATAGAGGTGACACAGCAGCGGCAATTACTGATCACGGCAATATGTTTGGAGCGATAGATTTTTACAAGGCGATGAAAAAAGAGGGGATAAAACCGCTAATTGGCATCGAAGCTTACGTGCATAACGGCGAGCAGCTTGATGATAAGAGCACCAAACAGCGCTTTCACCTTATACTAATCGCTAAAAACGAGACTGGCTATAAAAATTTAATGTATCTTAGCTCCATGAGCTACATCGAGGGCTTTTACTACTATCCTCGTATAAATAAGAAAATCTTAAAAGAGCACAGCGAGGGCTTGGTTTGTAGCTCTGCTTGCTTGCAGGGCGAGGTGAGTTGGCATCTAAATTTAAGCGATCGTAACGTCAAATTTGGCGCAAAGGGCTATGAGAGAGCAAAAGAGGTCGCACTTGAATATAAAGAAATTTTTGGAGATGACTTTTATCTTGAGATCATGCGTCACGGCATCGGCGATCAAAAACGCATTGATGATGATATTTTACGCATCGCCAAAGAGACTGGCATAAAAGTTATAGCTACAAATGACACTCACTACACTTTTAAAGAGCGAGCTGACGCACATGAGGTTTTTATGTGTATCGCGATGAACAAAACTTTAGATGATCCAAACCGACTTCGCCACAGCGTTCATGAGTTTTTCGTAAAAAGCAAAGAGCAGATGAGTGAGCTATTTTTAGATATCCCTGAAGTGATAGAAAATACCCAAGAGATCGTGGATAAGTGCAACCTTGAGATCAAGCTTGGCAACCCAACTCCGCCAAATTTTAAATTTACACTTGAGTATGCTAAAGAGAGAAATTTAACACTTCCAGAGCCTGAAAATAGATATAGCTTTAAAAATGATGCTGTATTTTTTGAATATGAATGCAGAAAGGGACTTGATGAGAGGCTAAAATTTGTCCCTGAAAATTTACATGACGAATACAAAAAGCGCCTTGAGATAGAGATTGGCATAATTAATAAAATGAATTTCCCAGGCTATATGATGATCGTTTGGGACTTCATAAATGAGGCTAAAAGTAGAGGCGTGCCAGTTGGTCCAGGACGTGGTTCTGCGGCTGGTAGCTTGGTCGCTTACTCGCTAAAGATCACTGACCTTGATCCTATCCCATACAACCTACTTTTTGAGAGGTTTCTAAACCCAGAACGTGTTAGCATGCCAGATATCGACGTGGACTTTTGTCAAAGTAGGCGTGGTGAGATAATTGACTATGTTACGCAAAAATATGGAAAATTTAACGTTGCTGGCGTTATTACATTTGGTAAATTGCTCGCAAAAGGTGTTATTAGAGATGTTGCTAGGGTTTGTGATATGCCTTACGCCGAAGCCGATGCGATGGCAAAGCTAATACCTGATGAACTTGGTATTACGCTAAAAGATGCTTATGAAAAAGAGCCAAAGATAGCTGAGTTAATAAGTCAAAATTCAAAGGCAGCTAAAATTTGGAAATTTGCACTTGACCTTGAGGGACTAAACAGAAACGCTGGCCAGCACGCAGCAGGTGTTGTTATTTCAAATGAGGAGCTGTGGAACAAAACTCCGCTATTTCGTCAGCCAAACAGCCCAGAAGATCGCTATGTTACGCAGTATAGTCTTAAATATCTTGAGGATGTGGATTTAATTAAATTCGACTTTCTTGGACTAAAAACACTAACGGTTATCGATAATGCCATAAAGCTAGTAAAACAACGAACTAGCAAGGATATTATTTGGGAGCAGATCGATAAAAACGATTCTAATGTTTATAAAATGATACAAAGCGGCCAAGCGATAGGAATTTTCCAAATCGAGGGCGAAGGCATGAGAAAGCTAGGAACTAGCTTGCGTCCAGACTGCTTTGAGGATATCGTCGCGATGCTAGCACTCTACCGCCCAGGACCGATGGAAAGTGGCATGCTTGATGACTTTGTCAAAAGAAAACATGGTGAGGCGGAGATAACCTACTCATTTAAAGAGCTTGAGCCAATCCTTGCGCCAACATACGGCGTAATCGTTTATCAAGAGCAAGTTATGCAAATCGTTCAAGCCATAGGTGGCTTTAGTCTTGGCGGGGCGGATCTTGTGCGCCGTGCGATGGGTAAAAAGATTAAAGAAGAGATGGACAGGCTAAAGGGAGAGTTTGTAAAAGGTGCTGAGGCAAAAGGGTTAAATGGACAAAAAGCAGACGATCTTTTCGAGCTAATTGTAAAATTTGCAGGATATGGCTTTAATAAATCTCACTCCGCAGCTTACGCCTACGTCACATTTCAAACGGCTTATCTTAAGGCTTATTACCCGGCTGAATTTATGGCAGCACTTCTTACGAGCGAAGAGAGCAACGTCGATAAGATCGTTCGCTATATCGATGAGATAAAACGCATAAATATAGATACTTTGCCACCATCTATCAATAAATCAACTAAAGAATTTAGCGTCGTTAAAAATGGCGATCATGACGGCATTATCTTTGGGCTTGGTGCGATTAAAGGTGTTGGTGGAGCGGCTATTGAAAACATTATCACTGAGCGTGAAGCAAATGGCGAATTTAAGAGTATGGACGACTTTGTCTCAAGGATCGATCCATTTAAAGTAAATAAGAAGGTCTTTGAAAGCCTCATAAAAGCTGGATGTTTTGATGAGTTTGGCTTTAGTCGTAAGATGCTTATGCAAAATGTAGAAAATATCATAGAAGCTTGCAAAAGTGCTGCTCAGATCCGTAAAAATGCAGTTGAGAGCTTGTTTGGCGAAGATGAGAGCATGAATGATGTGAAGATAAATTTTGTCACGATAAATGATGAATTTGACATCAAACAAATTTTAAAATTTGAGCAAGAGAGCGTTGGTATCTACCTCTCAGGCCACCCGCTTGATGATTATAAAGACGAGATCAACAAGATAAAATACACTCTAAGCTCAGAATTTGAGAGCTTGCCACAAAGCGCTGAAATTTTAGTCGTTGGTAAGATCGAGGACTTTAGCACAAGGATAACCAAAAGTGGCAAGAAAATGGGCACTATAAACGTGCTTGATTTTCACGGAAATATCGAGATCGCAGTCTTTGAAAGAGAGCTTGGTAATATCGAAGATATAGTAAAAGATGAAGCAAAACGTGACCTGCCTTATGCTTTTAGGATAAATATCACAAAAGATGATCAATTTGTAAGGACAAATTTAAACGAGGTTTATAGCCTAGAAGATGCGCAAAATTTAGACTTTAAGACAAGAAAGCTAAAACAAAACTCTAAATTTTCTAAAAATGAAGAATCTAGCACGCCTCAAAAAGCAAGAGAATATGCTGAGCTAGAGGTGCTTTTATGCCTTAGTGAGCTTAGCAAAGATAAGATAACTAGCCTTTATAATCTTGGCTATAACGAACATATAAAAAGTGGCACAAACAATGATAAACGTCTTGTTATTAAGATAAAAAATGAAAGTACGGCTCAAATTTTTGTCTATAAGACAAAATTTGTTGTAAATGACAGCTTTAAAGAAAAAGCACTTCAAGCAATAGCTTGCTAA
- a CDS encoding hydroxymethylpyrimidine/phosphomethylpyrimidine kinase, with the protein MKNILIIAGSDSVGGAGVQADIKTCEAFSCYAATAITAFTAQNTNGVSNIFATNVTNLNEQIKMVDEELNIDAIKVGMLFNKELISCVGAWLEKFHKQGIKIVIDPVCVAKSGSKLLEDDAIASLKELFKFADIITPNIDEAKVLELDSKNLPCDMILKRSMVAEICEDTLFKKNGDILKIKEPLIKPEIMHGAGCSFASALACLLANGHTKEEAIKLAKKYILNAIKNAITTKFGKRLLNHKVGISD; encoded by the coding sequence ATGAAAAATATATTAATCATTGCAGGAAGTGACAGCGTTGGCGGTGCTGGCGTGCAGGCTGATATAAAGACATGTGAGGCTTTTTCTTGCTATGCAGCGACGGCTATCACGGCTTTTACGGCACAAAATACAAATGGCGTTAGCAATATCTTTGCTACAAATGTTACAAATCTAAATGAACAAATCAAAATGGTAGACGAAGAGCTAAACATAGATGCCATAAAGGTTGGTATGCTTTTTAATAAAGAGCTTATATCTTGCGTTGGTGCTTGGCTTGAAAAATTTCATAAGCAAGGCATTAAAATAGTAATAGACCCAGTTTGCGTAGCAAAATCAGGCTCAAAGCTGTTAGAAGATGACGCGATAGCAAGCTTAAAAGAGCTTTTTAAATTTGCAGACATTATTACGCCAAATATCGATGAAGCCAAAGTTTTGGAGCTTGATAGCAAAAATTTACCTTGCGATATGATCTTAAAGCGAAGCATGGTTGCAGAAATTTGTGAAGATACTCTTTTTAAAAAAAATGGTGACATACTTAAAATTAAAGAGCCACTAATAAAACCAGAAATCATGCACGGGGCTGGATGTAGCTTTGCAAGTGCGCTGGCCTGCTTGCTGGCAAATGGACACACAAAAGAAGAGGCCATAAAACTAGCCAAAAAATACATTTTAAATGCTATTAAAAATGCAATTACGACAAAATTTGGCAAACGTCTACTAAATCATAAAGTTGGCATAAGTGATTGA
- a CDS encoding aminotransferase class V-fold PLP-dependent enzyme, giving the protein MVNLEHIRENIILKNGIYYFDFTASGLAYKPIEDEMAKILQTYANTHSISSSNAYKTAQTYEDSRRELKSLLGLDESFYLFTCGNGATGAIKKFQEILGIYAPPALKKRYALKPDENSPLVVLGPYEHHSNEISFRQALCEVERIRLDKNGGIDFNHLEQILRINVGREIIATFSVASNVTGVLSDYRKIYTLIKSYGGVVAFDAASFSAYGNIDCDYFDALFLSPHKLLGGVGSCGLLAIKKILANSDEPTFAGGGTVSYVNKNYAIFVKDSEQLEEAGTPPILGLIRANLAYRLRNEIGFGTIYENESELGEYFEKRLAEIPELTCYHPNNAKRLPIFAFNVAGVSPYELAKVLSKEYGIQTRAGCSCAGPYGHDLLHLKEDALFTHKPGWVRAGLHYTHTLQDVDYLVDALKNSIKKYSSSWKVDDPFSVDKISGCMGDR; this is encoded by the coding sequence TTGGTAAATTTAGAGCATATTAGAGAAAATATAATTTTAAAAAATGGCATTTATTATTTTGACTTTACAGCTTCAGGACTAGCTTATAAACCTATCGAAGATGAGATGGCAAAAATACTCCAAACATACGCAAATACGCATTCTATCAGCTCATCAAACGCCTACAAAACTGCTCAAACTTATGAAGATTCAAGACGTGAATTAAAAAGCTTACTAGGACTTGATGAGAGCTTTTATCTTTTTACTTGTGGCAATGGAGCTACCGGTGCGATAAAGAAATTTCAAGAAATTTTAGGAATTTATGCACCACCAGCACTCAAAAAAAGATATGCATTAAAGCCAGATGAAAATTCTCCGCTCGTAGTACTTGGCCCTTATGAGCACCATTCAAATGAGATAAGCTTTAGACAGGCACTTTGTGAGGTTGAGCGTATCAGGCTTGATAAAAATGGAGGGATCGACTTTAATCATTTGGAGCAAATTTTAAGGATAAATGTCGGTCGTGAGATCATCGCAACTTTTAGTGTGGCTTCAAATGTGACTGGGGTTTTGAGCGATTACAGAAAAATTTACACTCTTATAAAATCTTATGGTGGCGTTGTAGCATTTGATGCTGCAAGTTTTAGCGCATATGGAAATATTGATTGTGACTATTTTGATGCTCTTTTTTTATCGCCACATAAATTGCTTGGTGGAGTTGGAAGTTGTGGGCTTCTTGCTATAAAAAAGATACTTGCAAACTCAGATGAGCCGACATTTGCTGGTGGTGGAACGGTAAGTTATGTTAACAAAAACTATGCTATATTTGTAAAAGATAGTGAACAGCTAGAAGAGGCTGGTACGCCGCCTATTTTAGGACTTATAAGGGCAAATTTGGCTTATAGGCTGAGAAATGAGATAGGATTTGGGACAATATATGAAAACGAGAGCGAGCTTGGAGAGTATTTTGAGAAAAGACTAGCAGAAATTCCTGAGCTTACTTGCTATCATCCAAATAATGCAAAGCGTTTGCCGATATTTGCTTTTAATGTGGCCGGTGTTTCGCCTTATGAGCTAGCCAAAGTTTTAAGCAAAGAGTACGGCATTCAAACGCGTGCAGGATGTTCTTGTGCTGGGCCATATGGACATGATTTGCTTCATTTAAAAGAAGATGCACTATTTACCCATAAGCCAGGCTGGGTAAGGGCTGGACTCCACTATACGCATACACTACAAGACGTGGATTATTTAGTAGATGCATTAAAAAATAGCATTAAAAAGTATTCAAGTAGTTGGAAGGTCGATGATCCTTTTAGTGTTGATAAAATTTCAGGTTGTATGGGAGATAGATGA
- the thiE gene encoding thiamine phosphate synthase, producing MIEIYAISDDVLMPENLALQYTKEILECGVKFFQFRSKKIPKNDRLASEILNLCEKFGARFIVNDDILFAAHIGAKSVHLGKDDASIKEAFEILGDDAYVGVSCYDSLELALRAKQNGASYAAFGAMFKSPTKPNAPLCKAQTISQAKEMGMNVCVIGGINASNIASVAKAKPDMIALISAIYKDGTIKKNIENLQRNLLF from the coding sequence GTGATTGAAATTTATGCGATTAGCGACGATGTGTTGATGCCTGAAAATTTAGCCTTGCAATATACTAAAGAAATTTTAGAGTGTGGGGTGAAATTTTTTCAATTTCGCTCTAAAAAAATACCTAAAAATGATAGACTGGCTAGTGAAATTTTAAATCTATGTGAGAAATTTGGAGCCAGATTTATCGTAAATGATGATATTTTGTTTGCTGCTCATATAGGTGCAAAGTCTGTGCATTTGGGAAAAGATGATGCGAGCATAAAAGAAGCGTTTGAAATCTTAGGGGATGATGCTTACGTGGGAGTTAGCTGCTATGATAGCTTGGAGCTTGCCCTTAGGGCAAAACAAAATGGTGCTAGCTATGCGGCTTTTGGAGCGATGTTTAAAAGCCCAACAAAACCAAATGCGCCACTTTGCAAGGCCCAAACCATATCACAAGCAAAAGAAATGGGAATGAATGTATGTGTTATAGGAGGCATAAATGCTAGCAATATTGCAAGTGTTGCTAAGGCAAAGCCAGACATGATCGCCTTAATATCCGCTATCTATAAAGATGGCACGATAAAGAAAAATATAGAAAATTTACAAAGAAATTTATTGTTTTAA
- a CDS encoding cysteine hydrolase family protein, which yields MNIQNELEAFKKSLQTLDLREISNDGAKNVAFICIDMIEAFAGSGALASQRVAALSKGIATLFDRAWKDFGFRNFILIEDRHTSDSKEFENFPPHAILDTNEIKTVKEIENLSFFKEIKAFYKNSLSIAFNQEFEKFLEEHPELDTFIVTGDCTDMCVYQCVSYLKLRANEYNKKARVIVPFDLTQTYDIPGHNGDFYHEMFSLHMKLALGADVVKGIKF from the coding sequence ATGAACATACAAAACGAACTTGAGGCTTTTAAAAAATCTCTTCAAACGCTTGATTTGAGAGAAATTTCAAACGATGGAGCAAAAAACGTTGCATTTATTTGCATCGATATGATAGAAGCATTTGCTGGCAGTGGCGCGCTCGCTAGTCAAAGAGTAGCCGCCTTATCAAAAGGGATCGCGACACTTTTTGATAGAGCGTGGAAAGATTTTGGCTTTAGAAATTTTATCCTTATAGAAGATAGACACACTAGTGATTCAAAAGAATTTGAGAATTTTCCACCACATGCCATACTTGATACAAATGAGATAAAAACCGTAAAAGAGATAGAAAATCTAAGCTTTTTTAAAGAGATCAAAGCATTTTATAAAAACTCTTTAAGCATTGCATTTAATCAAGAATTTGAGAAATTTTTAGAAGAGCATCCAGAACTAGACACCTTTATAGTCACTGGAGATTGCACTGATATGTGCGTTTATCAGTGTGTTAGCTATCTTAAACTACGAGCCAATGAATACAATAAAAAAGCAAGAGTTATTGTGCCGTTTGATCTTACGCAAACATATGACATACCAGGACACAATGGCGACTTTTACCATGAGATGTTTTCTCTTCATATGAAGCTAGCACTTGGTGCTGATGTGGTAAAGGGTATTAAATTTTAA
- a CDS encoding DUF234 domain-containing protein, with the protein MKHLDINELIKFHLVFDEFDLKHSYYDVFEAIEAEILNNFLALMPKFYFKPDTNDAIKSALIKLARSDRKKFNVNKILPQSLASKVYAKLFEKNFLLLEKSREVLPKRSKNQMLKKEERGYKIEDKIHFNSHFSRFWFRFIEPNLSLLKAGKNDEILAIIKKEFDEYASLGFEILCGELMAKKFLINGIFLSSFWSRNIELDMLLNIGGKIIVGEAKYKERKVCKNVLNLLLKKCEKLNIRPDIIALFSKSGFSSELRNLKDERLRLYEISDFEELLK; encoded by the coding sequence ATGAAACACCTTGACATAAATGAACTTATTAAATTTCATCTCGTCTTTGATGAGTTTGATTTAAAGCACTCATATTATGATGTTTTTGAAGCAATCGAGGCTGAAATTTTAAACAACTTCTTAGCCTTGATGCCAAAATTTTACTTCAAACCCGATACAAACGATGCTATAAAATCTGCCCTCATAAAACTCGCACGAAGCGATAGAAAAAAATTCAATGTAAATAAAATTTTACCTCAAAGCCTAGCTAGCAAAGTCTATGCAAAGCTTTTTGAAAAGAATTTTTTATTGCTAGAAAAAAGCAGAGAAGTACTTCCAAAAAGGTCAAAAAACCAAATGCTAAAAAAAGAAGAAAGGGGCTATAAAATTGAGGATAAAATACATTTTAATAGCCATTTCTCAAGGTTTTGGTTTAGATTTATAGAGCCAAATTTAAGCTTGCTAAAAGCTGGTAAAAATGATGAAATTTTAGCCATTATAAAAAAGGAATTTGACGAATATGCAAGCCTTGGATTTGAAATTTTATGCGGTGAGCTAATGGCAAAAAAATTTCTGATTAATGGCATATTTTTAAGTAGCTTTTGGAGCAGGAATATAGAGCTTGATATGCTCTTAAATATAGGCGGTAAGATCATAGTCGGCGAGGCAAAATACAAAGAGAGAAAGGTTTGTAAAAACGTGCTAAATTTACTATTAAAAAAATGCGAAAAACTAAATATCAGGCCAGATATTATCGCTCTTTTTTCAAAGAGTGGATTTAGTAGCGAGCTAAGAAATTTAAAGGATGAAAGGCTAAGGCTTTATGAAATTAGCGATTTTGAGGAACTTTTAAAATGA